TAAAGCTTCTTCAGCTTGATCACGTCGAACAGCTGGCACAGGGCTTCGTCCTTGTCGCTGATCAGCTCGAACGGGAAGCCCTGCTTGGTCTTGAAGTTCTCGTGCGACTTGATGCCATCGCGCGACACGCCGAACACCACGGTGTTGGCCGCGGCGAAGGCCGCGTGCTGGTCACGGAAGCCCTGGCCTTCGGTGGTGCAGCCCGGGGTGCTGTCCTTGGGGTAGAAGTACAGCACCACTTGCTGGCCCTTGAGCTGAGCCAGGCTGACGGCCTGGCCGCTGGTGGCCTGGGCCTGGAAGTCGGTGACAGGTTGGTCGAGTGCTACAGCCATGACGGGTTTCCTTACACGGGGTTCTGTGGGCGCCAAGGTTCGATCAGCGCATCCAGGTTAAGGGCGTCGGCAAAGTCGAGGAACTGGTCGCGCAGCCAGCTGATCTGGGTGCCGGCCGGCAGGATCACGGTGAACTGGGCATTGAGCATGCTGCTGCCGGTCTGCGGCGCCAGGTAGGTGTCGCAGGTCATGGCTTCGAGCTCGACGCGGTGGTCGAGGAAGAACTGGCACAGTTCGTTGATGATGTCCGGGCGATAGGCGGCGCTGACGTAGGCCACATAAGGCAGGGCCTGCGGGCGCACCTCCTGGTCGGCGCTGCGCACCACGTCGAGGGTCAGGCCGTGCTTCTTGCCCAGGCCCGGCAGGGTGGATTCGAGGCGCGCCAGGGCGTCCCAGCTACCGCCCACCTGCAAGACCAGGGCGCTGGTCTCGCCATGCCGGCTCAGGCGCGAGGTGACTACCGCGCAGCGGTTTTCGAAGGCGGCGCGGCTGAGGACGTTGGCCAGCTCCATCGGGTTGGGGCCCAAGGCGCTGATGACGAGGAATTGTTCGCGGACGGTGGGGGTGGACATGCAGCATTCCTAAAGCGATGAGCGGTCGGTGCAGGACGGGCAAAAGCCTCCTGTCGGCAGGGCCCGGGGCTCGCAAGCGAGGACGTGGACGCAGGCCGGGGAGCAAGGTCGACGGCCCGGCGGGCCGCGCTGCACCGATCAAAGGGTCAAGGGTAGCGAAATAAGGCGCCGAGGGGAATGCTCCGCCCGCCTGCTTCGCTTGTGCAAGGCCGATGCCCCCAGTACCATTACCGCTCTCTTTTTCCGGCAGGAGCAGTTACATGATTGCGGGCAGTATGGTGGCATTGGTCACACCCATGGATGCACAAGGGCGTCTTGACTGGGGCAGCCTCGACAAACTTGTAGACTTCCACCTGGAAAATGGCACCCACGCGATCGTCGCTGTCGGCACCACCGGTGAGTCCGCCACGCTGGATGTCGAAGAACACATCCTGGTCATCAAGCACGTGGTCGAGCGCGTCAAGCACAGCAAGAAGCCGATTCCGGTGATCGCCGGTACCGGCGCCAACTCCACC
The Pseudomonas sp. KU43P genome window above contains:
- a CDS encoding peroxiredoxin, encoding MAVALDQPVTDFQAQATSGQAVSLAQLKGQQVVLYFYPKDSTPGCTTEGQGFRDQHAAFAAANTVVFGVSRDGIKSHENFKTKQGFPFELISDKDEALCQLFDVIKLKKLYGKEYMGVDRSTFLIDKNGVLRQEWRGVKVPGHVDAVLAAAQALDKA
- a CDS encoding glycine cleavage system protein R, yielding MSTPTVREQFLVISALGPNPMELANVLSRAAFENRCAVVTSRLSRHGETSALVLQVGGSWDALARLESTLPGLGKKHGLTLDVVRSADQEVRPQALPYVAYVSAAYRPDIINELCQFFLDHRVELEAMTCDTYLAPQTGSSMLNAQFTVILPAGTQISWLRDQFLDFADALNLDALIEPWRPQNPV